In Nitrosospira briensis C-128, a genomic segment contains:
- the ispC gene encoding 1-deoxy-D-xylulose-5-phosphate reductoisomerase, giving the protein MKAVRHLTILGSTGSIGVSTLDVVSRHPDRFRIVALAANKSAKKMLEQCLRFQPRYAVLLEEASAEWLRAEAHAAGLATEVLCGVESLEKVASLAEVDTVMAAIVGAAGIRPTFAAARAGKQVLLANKETMVMAGRIFMDVVKENNATLLPIDSEHNAIFQSLPQHFNGDLGAIGVRRILLTASGGPFRQSPLSSLEQVTPGQACAHPNWVMGRKISVDSATMMNKGLEVIEAHWLFEAPPDQIQVVIHPQSIIHSMVEYVDGSVLAQLGNPDMRTPIAHALGFPDRIETGVAPLDMFKVGRLDFEAPDFRRFPCLRLAYQALATGGSAPAILNAANEVAVESFLACKMPFTAIPAMIEDVMQTIGRQDIATLDDVLDADSIAREAAHEWLTCLA; this is encoded by the coding sequence ATGAAAGCAGTTCGTCACCTCACTATTCTTGGTTCTACCGGCAGCATCGGCGTAAGTACCCTTGACGTGGTTTCACGCCATCCTGACCGATTTCGTATCGTTGCCCTTGCTGCCAATAAGAGCGCCAAAAAAATGCTCGAGCAATGCCTTCGCTTTCAGCCGCGTTATGCAGTGCTGCTGGAGGAGGCGAGCGCTGAATGGCTGCGGGCAGAAGCGCATGCGGCAGGGCTTGCTACCGAGGTGCTCTGCGGTGTCGAGTCTCTGGAAAAAGTGGCGTCGCTAGCAGAAGTCGATACCGTGATGGCTGCGATCGTTGGTGCGGCGGGCATACGTCCCACGTTTGCCGCCGCCCGTGCGGGCAAGCAGGTACTGCTCGCCAACAAGGAAACCATGGTCATGGCGGGGCGGATTTTTATGGATGTGGTCAAAGAGAATAACGCCACCCTACTGCCGATTGACAGCGAACATAATGCGATTTTCCAATCGCTACCGCAGCATTTCAATGGTGATTTAGGCGCAATCGGCGTACGCCGCATTTTACTGACCGCATCCGGCGGTCCGTTTCGGCAGTCTCCGCTGAGCTCGCTGGAGCAGGTAACGCCGGGGCAGGCATGCGCTCATCCCAACTGGGTAATGGGGCGGAAGATTTCAGTCGACTCCGCTACCATGATGAACAAGGGGCTGGAAGTCATTGAGGCGCATTGGCTGTTTGAAGCCCCGCCGGACCAGATCCAGGTAGTGATTCATCCGCAAAGCATCATCCATTCCATGGTCGAATATGTGGATGGTTCGGTATTGGCACAGCTTGGTAATCCGGATATGCGTACGCCGATTGCACATGCCCTGGGTTTTCCGGACAGGATTGAAACGGGTGTGGCACCCCTGGATATGTTCAAAGTCGGCCGGCTGGATTTCGAAGCGCCGGATTTCAGACGCTTTCCCTGTTTGAGGCTGGCATACCAGGCGCTGGCAACCGGAGGCAGCGCACCAGCGATACTCAACGCAGCGAACGAAGTAGCGGTAGAGTCTTTTCTGGCATGTAAAATGCCTTTTACCGCGATCCCGGCCATGATTGAAGACGTCATGCAGACTATCGGTCGCCAGGATATCGCCACCCTTGACGATGTACTGGATGCGGATAGCATAGCGCGTGAAGCCGCACATGAGTGGCTGACGTGCCTGGCATAA
- the rseP gene encoding RIP metalloprotease RseP, whose protein sequence is MTFIFTIVAFVVALGLLIVFHEFGHFLVARWCGIKVLRFSIGFGQPLLRKRWGKDQTEWVIAAFPLGGYVKMLDESEGAVPPEELTRTFNRKPVAQRLAVVAAGPIANFLLAIVLYWLLFVLGVSAMKPVLGPVVPATPAAVAGFEKGDTIMKIEAEPVATWQDARWLLLSSAVERSPAVTVEILDTHGQLVSRQIDFSGIHADDLDGDFLKKVGLSSYQPAVKPIISQVTPDSAGSRAGLQAGDEILAIDGKRITLWEDLVQKIRASPGIPLMLDIHRNDTTLSMEVIPDATTDSGEKIGKIGIGPRIDHDELKKLLIEVSYPAGTAMVKAMSKTWETSIFTLHMLWKMVAGEVSWKNVSGPITIADYAGKSAQMGLSSYLGFVALISISLGVLNLLPIPVLDGGHLMYYVIEIVKGSPVSAKTIEMGQQVGMILLFALMAFAIYNDISRLIPS, encoded by the coding sequence ATGACATTCATTTTTACCATCGTTGCTTTCGTTGTCGCCTTGGGGCTGCTGATCGTATTTCATGAATTTGGCCATTTTCTGGTGGCGCGCTGGTGTGGAATAAAGGTGCTACGTTTTTCGATCGGCTTTGGTCAGCCTTTATTACGGAAGCGCTGGGGAAAAGACCAGACCGAGTGGGTAATAGCTGCCTTTCCTCTCGGCGGTTACGTGAAGATGCTCGATGAAAGCGAAGGCGCCGTTCCACCCGAGGAACTGACGCGAACCTTCAACCGCAAGCCCGTGGCACAGCGGCTAGCGGTTGTGGCGGCAGGGCCTATCGCCAACTTTCTTCTGGCCATCGTGCTTTACTGGCTTCTGTTCGTGCTCGGCGTCAGCGCTATGAAACCCGTCCTGGGGCCCGTGGTGCCGGCAACGCCAGCAGCGGTTGCAGGTTTCGAGAAGGGTGACACTATCATGAAAATCGAAGCTGAACCCGTCGCTACCTGGCAGGATGCTCGCTGGCTATTGCTGTCGAGTGCAGTGGAAAGGTCACCCGCCGTGACCGTGGAGATACTTGATACACACGGACAACTTGTCTCGCGGCAAATAGACTTCAGTGGCATTCATGCCGACGATCTGGACGGTGATTTTCTGAAGAAAGTCGGCTTGAGCAGCTATCAGCCCGCGGTGAAACCCATCATTTCGCAGGTGACGCCGGATAGCGCAGGTAGTCGCGCCGGCTTGCAGGCGGGCGATGAGATTCTGGCAATAGACGGTAAGCGGATTACGCTTTGGGAAGATCTGGTGCAAAAGATACGGGCCAGTCCGGGAATTCCACTAATGCTGGATATTCACCGTAATGACACGACGCTGAGTATGGAAGTCATTCCCGATGCGACTACCGACAGCGGAGAGAAAATCGGCAAAATAGGTATCGGACCCCGGATCGACCATGACGAACTGAAAAAGCTGCTTATAGAAGTCAGTTATCCGGCGGGCACAGCCATGGTCAAGGCCATGAGCAAGACCTGGGAAACGTCGATATTTACTTTGCATATGCTGTGGAAAATGGTCGCGGGTGAAGTATCCTGGAAGAATGTGAGTGGCCCCATCACGATCGCCGACTACGCAGGCAAGTCGGCGCAGATGGGCCTGTCATCCTATCTGGGTTTTGTCGCCCTCATCAGCATCAGTCTGGGTGTGCTGAACCTGTTACCTATTCCCGTACTGGACGGGGGGCATTTAATGTATTATGTGATCGAAATCGTCAAAGGCAGTCCTGTTTCTGCGAAAACCATCGAAATGGGTCAGCAGGTCGGGATGATACTGTTATTTGCCCTGATGGCTTTTGCCATATACAACGATATCAGTCGGCTTATCCCCAGTTAA
- the uppS gene encoding polyprenyl diphosphate synthase, producing MPVTTSSTREIPETDLIPRHIAIIMDGNGRWAKNRFMPRMAGHKRGVETVRTAIKACMERGVEYLTLFAFSSENWRRPTDEVAFLMQLFISVLEQEVTKLHENGICFKVIGDLSKFDPKIVEFVRNGEALTAGNSRFTLTIAANYGGRWDMMQAVRKMLEQSPQLIDCFDENDLMRHFSLNYAPEPDLFIRTGGEKRISNFLLWQLAYTELYFTDTLWPDFDARALDLAIQSYQQRERRFGRTSEQLQTTPSVHGGREAVVKKTA from the coding sequence ATGCCCGTTACCACCAGTTCAACCCGGGAAATACCTGAAACCGACCTGATTCCGCGGCATATCGCCATCATCATGGACGGCAATGGCCGCTGGGCGAAAAATCGCTTCATGCCGCGAATGGCTGGGCATAAACGTGGAGTGGAAACAGTACGCACGGCGATCAAAGCTTGTATGGAGCGTGGTGTGGAATATCTCACCCTGTTCGCGTTCAGCAGCGAAAATTGGCGCAGGCCAACGGACGAGGTCGCATTCCTGATGCAACTTTTCATCAGCGTGCTCGAGCAGGAGGTTACAAAACTGCACGAGAACGGCATTTGCTTCAAAGTGATCGGCGATTTGTCTAAATTTGATCCAAAAATAGTCGAATTTGTGCGTAATGGCGAGGCGCTTACAGCCGGGAACAGTCGATTTACACTTACCATCGCGGCCAATTACGGGGGGCGCTGGGATATGATGCAGGCTGTTCGGAAAATGCTGGAGCAAAGCCCGCAATTAATTGATTGTTTTGATGAAAATGATTTGATGAGGCATTTTTCTTTGAACTATGCTCCCGAACCGGATCTATTTATCCGCACCGGCGGCGAAAAACGCATCAGCAATTTTCTGTTATGGCAACTGGCTTATACCGAGCTTTATTTCACCGATACGCTTTGGCCGGATTTTGATGCGCGTGCGCTGGACCTCGCGATTCAGTCTTATCAACAGCGTGAACGCCGGTTTGGGCGCACCAGCGAGCAACTTCAAACGACGCCATCCGTTCATGGAGGAAGAGAAGCTGTCGTCAAAAAAACGGCATAA
- the bamA gene encoding outer membrane protein assembly factor BamA — MKVRYLVALVSAFCASVSWAREPFVVRDIRVEGIQRTEAGTVFSYLPVKVGDTLDDEKAAAAIKVLYATGFFKDVRLESENGILIVVVEERPAIAQISIIGAKEFEKDKLKEGLKQAGLAESRIFDRSVLERAEHELKQQYISRGKYGVKITTTTTPLERNRIGINFHVDEGKTAKIRKINIVGNRAFKEKELLSALVLRTPGLLTWFTKEDQYSKQKLSADLESLRSYYLNRGYLEFSIESTQVSITADMQDIYITVNIVEGPQYKVSEIKLAGELLVPEEELRKLIKIEEGAVFSRERLTESIKLITDRLGDDGYAFANINASPQLDKETQQVAFTFFIDPGRRVYVRRINITGNNRTRDEVIRREMRQFEGGWYSTSKINQSKTRIDRLNFFLAVNLETPAVSGTTDQIDVNVEVKEKPTGAVMFGAGYSNMEGLILSGSIAQDNIFGTGKFVNLMINTGRVNKTYSLSYTDPYFTRDGVNAGFDLYKRVLNTSSLSSVMNFNTDTTGAGVRFGVPINENDRIIGGLGIENTVIDLGANSPQRNINFVEKFGRSTINIPLTFSWRRDGRNSAIWTTEGTTQRVFAEAGLPGGDLTYYKVSYDLSWYYPITELFTLMLKGEFGYGGGYNGKDLPFFKNFFAGGNTSVRGYNISSLGPRDATNRALGGNKRGVGSVEVLFPMPGMRNDRTVRLSVFLDGGTVWGPDGERPQQEGLRYSAGVAVMWISPMGPLKVSAAQPLNDKPGDSLQRFQFQFGQQF; from the coding sequence ATGAAAGTCAGGTATCTCGTCGCGCTCGTTTCTGCCTTCTGCGCTTCGGTTTCATGGGCGCGTGAGCCATTCGTAGTGAGAGACATACGGGTGGAAGGCATACAGAGAACCGAGGCGGGGACAGTGTTCAGTTATCTTCCCGTGAAGGTGGGAGATACGCTTGACGATGAAAAGGCCGCGGCTGCCATCAAGGTGCTCTATGCCACTGGTTTTTTCAAGGATGTACGGCTCGAATCTGAAAACGGCATTTTGATAGTTGTGGTTGAGGAGCGTCCCGCTATTGCACAGATCAGCATTATCGGCGCGAAGGAATTCGAGAAAGATAAACTGAAAGAAGGGCTGAAACAGGCTGGGTTGGCGGAATCGCGGATATTCGATCGCTCAGTGCTGGAAAGAGCCGAACACGAACTCAAGCAGCAGTACATCAGCCGTGGTAAATACGGGGTAAAAATTACCACTACCACAACACCGCTTGAACGTAACCGCATCGGAATCAATTTCCATGTGGATGAAGGCAAGACCGCCAAAATTCGTAAGATCAATATCGTCGGGAACCGGGCTTTCAAGGAAAAAGAGTTGCTGAGCGCGCTCGTGTTGAGGACACCTGGTCTGCTCACCTGGTTCACCAAGGAGGATCAATATTCAAAACAGAAGCTCTCCGCTGATCTTGAGTCGCTACGATCCTATTATCTCAATCGGGGTTATCTGGAGTTCAGCATTGAATCCACCCAGGTTTCCATTACCGCCGACATGCAGGATATTTACATTACGGTAAATATCGTTGAGGGTCCCCAATATAAGGTTTCCGAGATAAAGCTCGCCGGTGAACTGCTGGTACCGGAAGAAGAATTGCGCAAGCTTATAAAAATTGAAGAGGGTGCAGTTTTTTCACGCGAGCGGTTGACTGAATCCATCAAGCTCATTACCGACCGGCTTGGCGACGATGGATACGCATTTGCAAATATCAATGCGTCGCCTCAACTGGATAAGGAAACGCAACAGGTAGCGTTTACTTTTTTTATAGATCCCGGGCGGAGGGTGTACGTAAGACGTATCAACATAACGGGCAATAACCGCACCCGTGATGAAGTGATACGCCGGGAAATGCGCCAATTCGAAGGAGGATGGTATTCGACCAGCAAGATAAATCAGTCCAAGACACGTATAGACCGGCTGAATTTTTTCCTTGCCGTTAACCTTGAGACCCCGGCGGTTTCGGGTACTACCGATCAGATTGACGTGAACGTCGAGGTTAAGGAAAAGCCCACTGGCGCGGTAATGTTTGGAGCGGGTTATTCCAATATGGAGGGACTGATACTGAGCGGTTCCATTGCCCAGGACAACATTTTCGGTACAGGTAAATTTGTCAATCTCATGATCAATACCGGTCGTGTAAACAAGACCTATTCGCTATCTTATACCGATCCTTATTTCACCCGCGACGGCGTTAACGCCGGGTTCGATCTTTATAAGCGAGTTCTGAATACAAGTTCGCTTTCGTCTGTGATGAACTTCAATACCGACACCACCGGTGCCGGTGTACGCTTTGGCGTTCCGATCAACGAAAACGACAGAATCATAGGTGGATTGGGGATCGAGAATACGGTGATCGATCTAGGTGCCAACAGTCCACAGCGTAACATCAATTTTGTGGAAAAATTCGGGCGGAGCACCATTAATATACCGCTAACGTTCAGCTGGCGGCGCGATGGCCGCAATAGCGCCATCTGGACGACTGAAGGCACCACACAACGGGTATTTGCGGAAGCAGGTTTGCCGGGAGGCGATCTGACCTATTATAAAGTGAGTTATGACCTCAGTTGGTATTATCCTATTACGGAACTCTTTACTCTTATGTTGAAGGGCGAATTCGGATACGGTGGCGGTTACAACGGCAAGGATCTTCCCTTTTTCAAGAACTTTTTTGCCGGTGGCAATACCTCGGTTCGAGGCTATAACATCAGCTCGCTGGGTCCACGTGACGCGACCAATAGGGCTCTTGGCGGCAATAAGCGGGGTGTAGGCAGCGTGGAAGTACTGTTCCCGATGCCCGGCATGAGAAACGATCGAACAGTGCGCCTGAGCGTATTTCTTGATGGCGGCACGGTCTGGGGTCCCGATGGAGAAAGGCCGCAGCAGGAAGGCTTGCGTTATTCCGCGGGGGTCGCAGTAATGTGGATTTCACCGATGGGGCCACTTAAAGTCAGCGCCGCACAACCGTTGAATGATAAACCAGGCGACAGTCTACAGCGGTTTCAGTTTCAATTTGGGCAGCAGTTCTAA
- a CDS encoding phosphatidate cytidylyltransferase, whose amino-acid sequence MLRARILTAVVILCLFLAALFYLSPIFWMALLLLLTAAGSLEWTRLAQFSLKHSIIYLLFTVLLTGELLFLLSGAVLADPYTTSFLWIYVASLVFWTLGVPFLLKSRRPIGNTTLLALAGWLLLLPTCFALYQLRAISPFLLLGFMSTVWISDTAAYFSGRAWGKHKLAPTISPGKTWEGVAGALAAVFIYALIWSYAGGNEVPARLLIPLLLLLAAMGIIGDLFESLMKRHAGLKDSGNILPGHGGILDRIDALTSTLPLAVLSLLLLQSEL is encoded by the coding sequence ATGCTTAGGGCTCGGATTTTAACCGCCGTCGTTATATTATGCCTTTTCCTGGCGGCATTATTTTACCTGTCGCCTATTTTCTGGATGGCATTGCTGCTTCTCCTGACTGCGGCAGGCTCACTGGAATGGACCCGGCTCGCACAGTTTTCCCTCAAGCATTCCATCATTTATCTTTTATTTACCGTGTTGCTGACGGGTGAACTGCTGTTCCTGTTAAGCGGCGCCGTTTTGGCTGATCCATACACCACGTCATTTCTCTGGATTTACGTCGCATCACTGGTGTTCTGGACGCTGGGTGTTCCGTTTCTGTTGAAATCAAGACGTCCGATCGGAAATACGACCTTGCTGGCCTTGGCGGGTTGGTTGCTGTTATTGCCGACATGTTTTGCCCTGTACCAGTTGCGGGCTATCAGTCCGTTTCTCCTGCTGGGGTTCATGTCCACCGTCTGGATATCCGATACGGCAGCGTATTTTTCCGGTCGTGCCTGGGGAAAGCATAAGCTTGCACCCACCATCAGTCCGGGAAAGACCTGGGAAGGCGTGGCGGGAGCGCTGGCCGCGGTGTTTATTTATGCGCTGATATGGAGTTACGCCGGGGGAAACGAAGTTCCAGCCAGGCTACTGATACCACTGTTACTTTTACTTGCCGCAATGGGGATCATCGGAGATTTGTTTGAGTCTTTGATGAAACGTCATGCCGGACTCAAGGATAGCGGGAATATTTTGCCGGGCCACGGTGGTATACTTGACCGTATTGATGCGCTGACTTCAACCCTGCCCCTAGCCGTTTTGTCACTTCTATTGTTACAGTCCGAATTATGA
- the fabZ gene encoding 3-hydroxyacyl-ACP dehydratase FabZ, with the protein MDIQEILKYLPHRYPFLLVDRVLTCDPGKNITALKNVTINEPFFGGHFPHYPVMPGVLIIEALAQTAAILTLKTANLETDENSVYYFVGIDGARFKKPVVPGDQLILKATILRERIGIWKYAVQAEVEGRTVAVAELMCTMRRKE; encoded by the coding sequence ATGGATATTCAGGAAATTCTAAAGTATCTCCCCCATCGCTATCCTTTTTTACTCGTTGACCGCGTTTTAACCTGCGATCCGGGGAAGAACATCACCGCGCTCAAGAATGTGACCATTAACGAGCCGTTCTTCGGCGGTCATTTTCCTCATTACCCGGTTATGCCGGGCGTTCTCATAATCGAGGCATTGGCACAAACGGCTGCCATTCTGACGCTCAAGACCGCGAATCTGGAAACCGACGAGAATTCGGTTTACTATTTTGTCGGCATAGATGGTGCTCGTTTCAAGAAGCCGGTAGTGCCGGGTGACCAACTGATACTCAAGGCCACGATTCTGCGCGAGCGGATTGGAATCTGGAAATATGCTGTCCAGGCGGAAGTGGAAGGCCGGACTGTTGCCGTGGCCGAATTGATGTGCACAATGCGCCGCAAGGAGTAA
- a CDS encoding OmpH family outer membrane protein, whose product MKQKVLRLRTLTAAACVILASAWGSTGALADEIKIGVVDTERILAESAPAVRALKKIEKEFLPRDQEIKKLALQAKALQDLLENEGKAMPEADRRSKERELATLNRELQRAQRQMREDLSLRQNDEVATLQLTASKAIQIIAEAEKYDLILPLRDLVYRSARVDITEKVIKALADK is encoded by the coding sequence TTGAAACAAAAGGTTCTAAGGCTAAGAACTTTAACGGCGGCAGCATGCGTGATCCTTGCATCTGCCTGGGGATCGACGGGTGCCCTTGCGGATGAGATCAAGATCGGCGTTGTCGATACCGAGAGAATTCTAGCCGAATCAGCGCCCGCGGTAAGAGCGCTGAAAAAAATAGAAAAGGAATTCTTGCCGCGCGACCAGGAAATCAAGAAGTTGGCTTTACAGGCCAAGGCGCTGCAGGACCTTCTTGAAAATGAGGGAAAAGCGATGCCGGAAGCGGACCGGCGCAGCAAGGAGCGCGAACTTGCCACCCTTAACCGCGAACTTCAGCGCGCTCAACGGCAGATGCGCGAAGACTTGAGCCTGCGCCAGAACGATGAAGTCGCCACACTTCAGTTGACCGCCAGTAAAGCCATTCAAATAATCGCGGAGGCAGAAAAGTACGACTTGATATTGCCCCTGCGTGATCTCGTCTACCGTAGTGCGCGTGTCGACATTACCGAGAAGGTGATCAAGGCCTTGGCGGACAAATAG
- the rnhB gene encoding ribonuclease HII, which produces MAIESSWVCGVDESGRGPLAGPVFAACVILDPDYCIEGLADSKTLSEAKRNSLTVAIKAHSIAWAIGFASVKEIDRINILQASLLAMKRAVESLSLVPSRVLVDGNQKPRLRCPVTTIVRGDSLVPEISAASILAKTARDAEMVALHQRFPHYGFDQHKGYSTERHIAALRTHGISVVHRRSFEPVRELIGTCKNL; this is translated from the coding sequence ATGGCAATCGAATCTAGCTGGGTTTGCGGCGTGGATGAGTCCGGCAGGGGACCGCTGGCAGGACCGGTATTCGCCGCCTGCGTAATACTCGATCCAGACTATTGCATTGAGGGCCTGGCGGATTCAAAAACGCTAAGCGAAGCCAAACGCAACAGTTTGACTGTTGCCATTAAAGCGCATTCCATCGCCTGGGCTATCGGTTTCGCATCGGTTAAGGAAATCGATCGAATCAATATTCTTCAGGCAAGTTTGCTGGCTATGAAACGTGCTGTAGAGAGTCTGTCTCTGGTTCCTTCCAGGGTATTGGTGGATGGGAACCAGAAACCTCGCCTGCGATGTCCCGTGACCACAATCGTCAGAGGCGATAGCCTGGTACCCGAGATCTCCGCCGCTTCCATACTGGCAAAGACGGCGCGTGACGCGGAGATGGTGGCGTTACACCAGCGCTTTCCACATTATGGCTTTGACCAGCATAAAGGATATTCCACAGAACGACACATTGCGGCGCTAAGGACTCATGGGATCTCGGTAGTGCACCGACGCAGTTTTGAGCCAGTCAGAGAATTGATTGGAACTTGTAAAAACCTGTGA
- the pyrH gene encoding UMP kinase, with translation MTIASYKRILLKLSGEALMGDDSYGINRAIIERIVAEIADVIQLGVQVAVVIGGGNIFRGITSAEDGMDRATADYMGMLATVMNALALQDAMRRGGLVSRVQSALRIDQVVEPYIRGKAIRYLETGKVVIFAAGTGNPFFTTDTAAALRGMEMNVDIVLKGTKVDGVYTTDPKTNADAIRYQKLSFDVAIAQNLKVMDATALTLCRDQKLPLNVFSIFKAGALKRVVMGEDEGTLVQA, from the coding sequence ATGACGATCGCCTCTTACAAGCGTATTCTGCTTAAGCTCTCCGGCGAAGCCCTTATGGGCGATGATAGCTATGGTATCAATCGGGCGATAATTGAACGAATCGTAGCCGAGATCGCCGATGTAATTCAGTTGGGCGTTCAGGTGGCCGTGGTAATTGGTGGCGGCAATATTTTTCGCGGAATAACGTCCGCTGAAGATGGGATGGATCGCGCCACCGCGGATTACATGGGGATGCTGGCTACGGTTATGAATGCCCTGGCCCTGCAGGATGCCATGCGCCGCGGCGGTTTGGTAAGTCGGGTACAATCGGCATTGCGTATTGATCAAGTCGTGGAGCCTTATATCCGTGGAAAGGCCATACGTTATCTGGAGACCGGGAAGGTGGTGATTTTTGCCGCCGGTACAGGTAATCCTTTTTTCACGACCGATACGGCTGCCGCGCTGCGCGGGATGGAAATGAACGTCGATATCGTGCTCAAGGGCACCAAGGTGGATGGCGTTTATACCACTGATCCCAAGACGAATGCCGACGCCATCCGCTATCAAAAGCTATCATTTGATGTGGCCATTGCTCAGAATCTCAAGGTGATGGATGCGACGGCATTGACCCTGTGCCGCGATCAGAAGTTGCCGCTCAATGTATTCAGCATCTTCAAGGCCGGTGCGCTGAAACGGGTGGTGATGGGGGAAGATGAGGGAACGCTCGTGCAGGCTTGA
- the frr gene encoding ribosome recycling factor: MIAEIKKSAEQKMQKSLDALKLDLGKIRTGRAHTGLLDHVTVDYYGAPTLINQVANVNLADARTITVAPWEKKMLGAIEKAIRNSDLGLNPVTVGELIRVPMPALTEERRRDLTKVVKHEGETARVAVRNIRRDANTHLKDLLKEKEIAEDDERRGQDEIQKITDRHIAEIDKLLQIKEAELMAI, from the coding sequence ATGATCGCCGAGATAAAAAAATCCGCTGAACAAAAAATGCAGAAGAGCCTGGACGCGCTGAAACTGGATCTGGGCAAGATACGGACCGGCCGGGCTCACACGGGTCTGCTGGATCACGTTACGGTCGACTATTATGGCGCACCCACGCTCATCAACCAGGTCGCGAACGTCAACCTGGCGGACGCCCGCACTATTACCGTCGCGCCATGGGAAAAGAAAATGCTGGGTGCGATTGAAAAAGCGATTCGGAATTCCGATCTGGGGCTAAATCCTGTCACCGTCGGCGAGTTGATCCGCGTGCCCATGCCGGCACTCACCGAAGAGCGTCGTCGCGATCTCACCAAAGTGGTAAAGCATGAGGGTGAAACTGCGCGGGTGGCGGTGCGAAATATCCGCCGTGACGCAAATACGCATCTGAAGGATCTGCTGAAGGAAAAAGAAATAGCCGAGGACGACGAACGCCGCGGACAGGATGAGATTCAGAAAATCACCGACCGCCATATCGCGGAAATAGACAAACTTCTACAGATCAAGGAAGCCGAACTGATGGCGATCTGA
- a CDS encoding FKBP-type peptidyl-prolyl cis-trans isomerase, whose protein sequence is MRIEKDSVVSLNYKLSDLAGKIMEEPDAPISYLHGGYDGIFPMVEEELHRKEVGYSCSVLMEPENTFGEYDSDLVRVEPRDLFPDNVTVGMQFEGGEEGSDDAFIYTVTDIAEDKVVVDGNHPFAGVTLRFDCTVTAVRPATAEELAHGHVHGAHGHEH, encoded by the coding sequence ATGAGAATCGAAAAAGACAGCGTAGTGTCACTCAACTATAAATTATCTGATCTGGCCGGCAAGATCATGGAAGAGCCCGATGCGCCAATCAGCTACCTGCATGGAGGCTACGATGGAATCTTCCCGATGGTGGAAGAAGAATTGCATCGCAAGGAAGTGGGCTATAGTTGCTCAGTTTTGATGGAGCCGGAAAATACTTTTGGTGAATACGATAGTGACTTGGTGCGAGTGGAGCCTCGTGATCTTTTTCCGGACAACGTAACGGTCGGAATGCAGTTTGAAGGAGGCGAAGAAGGTTCTGACGATGCCTTTATCTATACCGTAACCGACATTGCCGAAGACAAGGTGGTAGTAGACGGCAATCATCCATTCGCGGGCGTGACACTGCGCTTCGATTGTACGGTTACCGCAGTACGGCCCGCCACCGCAGAGGAACTGGCTCACGGCCACGTCCACGGTGCCCATGGGCACGAACATTGA